The DNA segment GTCATGTCacgttttcttttttaataaatcattattttattaaatagctTGTTTTGACCCAGTAATGtttaatgaatttaattaaattaattttaattaaattattttgtttatgttttttgttgttgaaattTATGACATGACCGGAAAATCCCTTACTGGACGGCCCTTATCGTTCTGTGCTAAACTCTTTGCAGCTAAGTATCAAACATTAATACTATTTTTATACTactattattagcactacttaTTTACGACCATTATTTTGACAGGGAAAGTGTTCTTAATAATGAAAGctctaaataatattatatacattatattataataatattatatattatagtaattttaataaatccaattatatattagaatatatcCAAACAAGcattaatacagtaacacagtgtgtgatatgacctcaaatcaattTCATGATTAATTAAACCTAATTTACCTTAAACCTAAGGATTTTGTAAGTTGCTCGGTTGGCCAAGAGTTTGGGTTCTCCTTGATTCTTTAATTAATTGCGCTAATGACCCACTCCATTCTTTGTAATTTGATGGTTTAGGCTTGAAAGGGTTAAAAATAGCACAGATGAATGATTACAGTGATCATTATCTGAGGCGCACTCCTATTCGTCCCTTTAGTAAGAGACAGGAAGCACTGAATATGTTCGTGGCTGATTTCAGCTCATTTGCACCATCACCAATATATATAAACGTATACGCCGTTGCCACCCAGTGGACATATTGTGAACTGCAtaaatggaaagaaaaaaaagtttaactTGTAGTTAATTGTTCAgtggtcgctggttcgaatcccggtcatgtggctagccatcggcagccggagccccgtgagagcacaattggccttgctctctccagggtgggtggatggcaagaaagtgtgtgtgtgttagtttcaGTGGTAGGTATTCTCCTGGTGTGGGAGGCTCTATTAACACAAATCAATTTGATTGAGTAATTAATTGCACTAACGACCCCCTCCATTCTCTGTTCTCTGTGGGAATGAGATCTGAGCTTTTGCGTTTGGCTTGCACTTTTCCCCTGTCTGTCGTCCTTGCCTCTTTtgtctgctctttctctccctctctctctctctctctctctctctctctctctctctctcttaggcCTTTAGCAGTGTGCCATGAATTTGGGCTCCATACTAACCTCTTGAGGTAATTTGCTTGTCAGTCCTCACTTTTACGTTTCATCTAAAAGTTACTAAAGCTGCTCGATTTAAAGTCATCGCTAGTCATCGGgtcccaagagagcacaactggccttgctctctccagggtgggatgttctccccacatcactccagtgcagtgctgactgGCACTGGCTAGCCGGGTACACAGCGCTACACATGTTGGAGGAGCCGTGtgtcagtcttcaccctcccagtgtcgggagcattacatgtgattggGGGAGAATATCCAAATTAGGGAGAAATGggttaaaatataaatgtataaaaatttaaatattaaataattaaataaataaaaaaattaaatattgtatatttatttatttatttatatattgtatttgtAATTGGATGTATGTATTGATTGGGGAGAATATCCAAATTAGGgagaattattttttattatttatttattaattattattattaataatattaataaaaataattacattacattatattcaGTTATAAcgttattgtattatatatcaGTCCACAAATTATCTGTATCTGGATTATCAAATTATCTTTTTCACAGAAACCAATAGATTCCTTTGGTCATCAGTATTGGCCAATATTTCTGGCTAGCCTAGACAGAATATTAATATGTGGAAATATTTTTGAACtgcataaataaaattaaaaaatatatagtctAATCTAACCtgacataatataatataatggcctaaaaatataataaatcaataccCAAATGATCTAAGAAATTTCCGCAGAAACCATTAAATTCCTTAGGACAGTATGGATCAATATTTTTGGCCAATTTTAGGACAGTACAGTATATTAATAAGTCCCTGACATAATATAAAACTTATTGTCAGACTGGGAAAAGCCTTTATAATTTAGGTAGCAGGAATATAGTTGACTGTGTTAATTGGGTCACTGAGAGTAAGAGAGCTGTCTTTCCCTTCTCGTCCTGCAGGGGGAGCTCATAAACAACATAGAATCCAATGTGCGAAATGCACAGGACTATGTGGAGAAGGCCAAAGAAGACACCAAAGCAGCcattaaagtgaaaaaaaccAGCAAGGTGGTGAGTAGCGGCTTGACCCGTCCACGGCTGCCCACTAaactcctctttctttctctccttcctttCCTCTCCACGTCTCCCTCTTCCCCCgcactctcctcctcctcctccccactctttctttccttgtccctccttcctccctccctccctccctccctcgctgTCTCGGACGTGCACTGGTCAGGGAGAGATGATTGACCGTATAGAGTATAACGTGGAGCACGCGGTGGACTACGTGGAGAGGGCCGTGTCGGACACTAAGAAGGCAGTAAAGTACCAGAGCAAAGCGCGGAGGGTGAGTCGGGGAGGCACGGGACCGGCCTGCATGACGTCCACCTGTCCCGTTGTCGCTCTGTCCTAGCTGTCTGTCCTGTGTCGTGCCCTGGTGCTTTGCTTCTGCTTGTGCTGGATCTCTCGGTGAGACACAAAGGAGTGAGGTAAAAAGGGCCGGAGCGCGGCTTTGGGAAATATAGTTCCAGCGGCTGATGTGTGGACTGCTGCCTCTCCCATTCACTCACTGAGGCCCATTAAACTCGCCCACTGCTATTCACTAACTCCACATCCCGAGAGAAAGGCCATCGGACCAACTGAATGGAATACATACCTGATGTTTTATTATGGAAGAGTGTAAGACTATGTTCATGCTTTAAGCAAGTTACCAAAAATTcatgttttcattttatttaaagcaACGATATGCAACAATTTTAACTTTATACAGCAGCtccaggatcatgctgatgctccaatGACTGTAACTGTAAAAAATTACTGTCATTTCGACTCTGGGTTGGAACACTGCTACTGCACAATGGAGCTGCATGAGACCATCAGAATTTACCTCTCCAGAATTTAGATTTTATActaatatgacttgggttagGCAGCATTACGCTCAGGTCTGGTCTGGTTACGCTCAGGTCTACGCTAGGTCTGGAGAGCGTTGTCCTGCTCGCTTCACCAGAGCTCCATAATAGCAGCACTCTATAGCTCTCTTCTCCCTATTCCAGTCTGTGGAGCATCAGCACTGGAAgcagctattttaaggtaaaattctacatattgctgctttaattatATTACCTGCGTTTCCCAGGTCTTGAATGTTGCAGAGGTGCTGACGTAAACCTCAAAAGGGTCTCATATCCCATATTCCGCCACAGCGTGCAGTCTAGCCTTCCGTGGAACTAGCTGTGAGCCAGTCATAACAAAATCAAGCGCTAATTTAATGACCTGTCTTTTCTTTGAGGACATTTATCATCTACTCCATTTATGATTGTACTGGTTACTTTAATGTTCTGTCAGTCGGTCCCACCCTCATTTTTAAAggtacccctctctctctctttttccttgtTACTTCCACAGAAGTTGATTGCGTTAAGTGTCTGTGTGGGAATCTGTCTGCTCATCCTCATCATCTCACTGGCCATTGGGCTCAGCTAGCAGGGGATCCCCGAAATGTTGGATTTGGGTTCCTCGTCCTCGTGCTAGAAGAACATTTGAGTGTTTTTCTGTGATTAAAAATGTGGCAGTTCagttatttatcatatttactTTAATTATTTTGAGAAATTATCATTTATTAAGTACACTTCAGTGCACTGTAGCATAGTAAAGGTTAGCACGGCCTAGCTACCGTGGCATTACCACAGCCCAGCAACCTGGCTcttccaacatcgctaccgcaCACCACAGTGTTAGCACAGCCCAGACCGCGTTACCCTCTGAACTGCAGGGTTTCTGAAAACTGTGAGCGTTCTGACGGGTCCGTACCatccagtggttcccaaccctggccTTGGAGGACCCTGTGCCCATCACATTTTATTGATTACCCTGTTCCCGActcacctgatccagctaatctgCTCATTAAGAAGCTACATGTAGTGTAGTTGAGCagaaaaccactaaaatgtgcaggaccaGCGTTGGGAGtcatcagtttctgaccacagaaccaCTCTTGGCCCTTAGCGGTGGACCACTAATATGGATAAAAGCCCATTAATACTGTTGTGCTCGATACAATCACACCACAGGGCCTCAGTCTCAGCAAAAGTGTGCTAAGAACGGTCCACCACGACCCTGTGGCCAAAAAACCATGGACCATGGGTGATGAATAAGGTAGAAGGTGAGTAAGCAGCAACAGATATACAGCGTAGCTACTGTAGCTGTACATCTACTGGATATAGTGGAGCTCAAACAGTGATCAAGATAAATTCAATaaagtttccaataaagtggacgCAGTACCTAAACCAAACGAATTCAACTTGGGATTTGACCGTTTGCCACTCTCTGAACCAGCCTGTGGATCGTTCCACCTACCTCACTCTTTtctggttgttgtttttttgttgttgtgttctagCTAACAGTGTGTGGCCTAATTTGCATGCATGCACTTCAGGTTGTGGCATGTCTTATGACTGTCTTCTGTGAAGATACTGTTTATCTCTATTTGTGAGACATTGTTGAAGGGACCCATAAAATGGAAAACTGACTCTTTGGAAAAGTGTTTCCTCCACAAGGAActgcctgcctgatgttttggagatgttccgacTAGCcatcgtctagccatcacagtttcgGTTCTCAGGGCGTCGGTCCTTCAGCTCGTACTGGGCTGATAATTGCTGgtctgctttcacacagaaggtTCAGCCTAGGTTCAGCCATTTATCGCTGTTCGTTATGTACACTCAAGAGCAGCGAAGAGCATTTCACAGGGCAGGAACACCTGAAAACAAGAGCTGTTCTCATAGTAGgaggtttttagccatgcaggccAAAAGTTGAagcagtcatgtgacaaaatgaaccaatcaggcACCTTCACACGCAACACTGGGAACAGCCACCAGACCTCACCAGAGTCCACCTGAAGCGAACCCCAGACCACCGATTTCAGGAGGGCCAGGGTTCAGTGCTCTGCACTGttgaaagtataagatccttgagaaacTTTTGGAGGTTGCCACTTGGCCCTCGGTGGTGGACCACTAACATGGATAAAAGCCCATTAACACTGTTGTGCCAGATATAAACACACCACAGAGCCACATACATTGCTATGACAGTGCCTCAGTCTCAAAGAAAGTGTGCTGAGAACGGTCCACCACGACCCTGTGGCCAAAACAACATGGACCATGGGTGATGAATAAGGCAGAGGGTGAGTAAGCAGCAACAGATAGCTTCCAGACCTGCAGCAGAGACCTCACCAGAGTCCACCGATTTCAGGAGGGCCAGGGGTCAGTGctcaagatccttgaggaacttttggagggtTGAAACTGTGGGGGAAGCTCattaaagtgctttgaggaacctttaaggaacctttttcttctaaaaaccttttcttgaaggttcctccacagtttcaaagtgaagaacctccaaaagtgcCCCAAGATTTTTCAACTTTTGACAGTGTGGACAACACCCGTGCATGAAAACAGCTTTCACGCTTCACCAAATGTACCGAACCTGCGGAGCAAGCAGGCCTGGGTCCAGAAGAAACCtccagtgtgaaaacaccctcgGATTCTTACGCTGAGAACTGACTTGATCACCTGCTGTCTAACGTATCCATGTAGATAAAGACAAACCTTGTTTTTCACATCAcatggcagtggttttaatgttatggctgatcagcatATCTCCATGTAGGATTTGGGCCCTTTAAACACTCCAGGATTCTGACGTCCCCATGTAGTGAATTCAGTTGCAACTGCTTGTGTAACTTGTGTGCTGTTTGCATGAGGCTGCtttgacatacactatatgtccaattgtttgtggacaccccttccaatgcatgcattcaactactttaaggtaaacccattgctgacacacagctcgtctacgtctaagtactgccagtagaatgcCTGATAAAACcaggctagtagaggggtataaagccaccccagcattgatctgtggagcagtgggaggaATGCTGGATGGTGCTCCGTCATCTGGGGAGttcgggatgaggtggggtggggttaattagttgatgaatgcaatcaaatcctcacagcaatgcgcaGTACTCCGAAGTCTAgtaaaaaagccttcttccctggacagtagagacagttactccaacaaaagcaagagaaactctttttaatggcctttatttcagaaaaaaacaatcaataagcaggtgtccaaatacttttgcccatatagtgtattatgtCAATCAGTGCTTGTTTAATGAACATGCATATCACTGTGTGATTCGTGGTGGGGTTTTGTGGGTCTTTATCTGTACTAGAGATATTTGGGCTTGCTAGAGTGTTAATGACTATGATGAAGGCTCGTTTACTTCGTTAATTATCAGTGTTGTATCCAAACCAATTCAAATTTCAGATTCTTCATAAAAGTTAATACCAGTAATAACCAGTCTTTGCGAGTCATGTGTATTTATTATGTGAAATGCCGTCATTTTGGAGGTATCGGTCCTTGCCAGTCACGTGTATCCATTCAATCCCAGGTCattctgcttgccatcagcagccggagccagagagggcacaattgcCCTCGCTCTCTAAGgagggtgggttgatggcacgtCCTCCCCACATCTCTCCTAGTGTTGCTCATTACATGGCTgcagtgtttgtttacatttagaCCGAAGGACTGCACCAACCACACAGTGCTAACTAATGCTAGTAAGCTAACTGGAAGAAATGTTGCTCCCACTGAAGCCTGACTTCAGTTTATGCCACTGTAATGATGACATGCGcttgtttacttatttacatatatatatatatgtgtgcatatatttacatttacatatacatatatattacatataaataaattgttTAACCcacgtaaataaataaacaatttatTTATGTGCAGGACAATTTACAGTCTTAACGAGACCCGATGGACCCGTTTCGGCTGCTCAGCTTGTCTGATTTCTAGCGTGGCTAATCCAAAACAGTGCGTAAATAGCTAGCGTCGTTAGCATGCGCTggaaaaccagcacaacacacaacagtggCGTAGAATTTCACCTGTAAAGCGAACAAACTGCCGTCACCATGGGATACCTCCAAAATGCCACCCAACTCAAAAAGCAtaactttttattaatatttattttattgttatgatTATGACttatctttttctcttttcatgCTTCCcggatttattattattattattattattattttatttgtgtgttattattattatttattgtattattttcaaCTAACAGAAGAAAATTATGATTCTTATCTGCTGTGTGGTGCTAGGGATTGTCATCGCTTCCACTGTGGGCGGGGTCTTGGCCTAAAACACACACCGATAATAATGTAACCactaacacccccccccacacacacacacacacacacacacacacacacacactctcacactcgcACTGCAAAGCGACACAACGTGCTGTTGCCTAACGACGTACAACCAGACCAGACGATGAGGATGAAGGAGGAACTGtatttttgggtttttttatttttcgcATGAGgttctattttgtaaatgtgCAGTCCTGCGATGTGTTGCTCTGGATGTTGTGTGTTCTCGTAtcgggaagaaaaaaagaacatttatttttcattgaaTATCAAAAGTTCTAcaggtgaaaaaaacaaaacaaaacaaaaagaaaagattaATTGTTGTATACAATCAAACTCACCCAGATCACTGCCATTGTTGCCCCTTTCTGTGGTGCTGAGAGACAAACACAACGGAGCGTGTGCAGGTTCTTCTTCCGTGAGGCCGTCAGATGGATTAACAGACGTCTTAGGTTGGAGGAATTTAGGTGGGAATACTccaccagtcaaaagtttggagtcGCTTCTCAATAAAATAATTGCTTACAAATAACAAAATCCGTAATATTGTCCGTGATATTATCCTTTATTCCAGAACCATCTTCACATCTGTTCGGCTTCACATCTGCCGCAAATCCCtggctgccccccccccacccggGGTAATTAATAAGCAATTGTAGCACAAATAAAAAGGGGCAGCTGTGCCCTGTTTACATTATGCTAATGACAGCCTGTTTTCTAAGGCCCTGTTTACATGCGGTTCAGGTGATCCCATTGTATCAGGCGGTATACTGTAGAGCAGAGGTCACCGACCTCTTATCGCGggggttgtttttttaagtaaaccTTGTCTGGATACCACTTCTATACTcttgagaatttttttttcggCCTTCTAAAGCAACAATGACTTAAAAAGTCTACCAGAAGTGCTCAGAGGAAGGATAACCTGAGAACCAGTGACATTAACTAGTGACGTTAGCTAGAACTACTCGACCTCAGTGCTGCCTTTGATACCATTGAGCATAGGTTGGACTTCCAGGAACTGTCCCTAAATaattcagctgttttttttttctaatctaTGTGACAAACAGCAGTTAGAGGGATTTTGAGATCCCAGGGACCAGGGTCTGACCGGTAAGGGCCTACAGGACTGCAACACTCaaggttctacaaagggttcctGGGGtaattccatagaagaaccacttttgggtcgATAAAGACCCACCGTATGAGTGAATGAGCCCAACTTGAACATCTTCACACTCTGTATTACAGTCTCTATCATAAAAACTATAgaagaaccctttgtggcacCTTGCCTTGTAAGCCTGGAGGATTGATGACCACTGCAGGGGTTTTACGGAAGAAGAAGCCTGCTCGTCTCTTTGTACTAGCTTTTCTTAAGACTCTTTTTTTCTATTCTTTGGGGAGTGTGAGTTAAGGAACCAGTcagtatttgtttgtgtgtgtgtgtgtatgcgcggCATCATCCCAGCCCTACTGGCCGCTGCTTCTTCAGCAGCCACTGTAGTTTCCATTCTGCCTTATTTCTGCATTTTTCTGTACATGGCGTACACGCCTGTATGCGGGGGTGCATATTATTGtgggtgtatgtgagtgtgtgacttGCATGAGTGACAGTTCGTGTGCATGCCAAATGAAGGGAGGGGGGTAGTtatgtttgtgcgtgtgtgtgtgtgtgtgtgtgtgtataaacacCTGTTGAACTGCCTGTAATATGCCACTTGTGTCTTTGTTGTGTAGAAAAGTTGACTATAGTACCAGGGTGATGTAAAGGTCCCCCTCCGCAGACGCTGCCAATGATAAACCCATGCTGTATATGGAACATGATGTGACTGTACTGTTGTATATGGTTGGTGGAGCTGATCGGGTTCGTGAACGCACATCTGGCGCTTCGGCCCAGACTCTCGCTTCCGACAGAAGCGAGGCGACGAATTCGTCTGGCTGTGTTGGAATGACGAGAGCAGATGAGAGACGAGATGAGACGGCCAGACCGCCTGTATCTGCCACTGCCTCTACATTGTGATTTAATGTCATATCTGTTCGttttattgggggggggggttgtttttttaagtaaaccTTGTCTGAATACCACTTCTTTAGTCTTGAGGGTTTTTTTGGCCTCCAAATGCGACCTGAGAACCGGTGACAATAGCCACGTTAGCTAGTACTACTCGACCTCAGTGCTACCTTTGATACATTTGAGCATAGGTTGGACTTTCGGGAACTGTCCCAAAGTGATTCAGTCCATATTTGCAAGAAATATAGAAAGCATTACTTTTAAAACCATGTCATTGGCTTGTGGAATCCCCCAGGGTTAAATTCTTGGGCCACTTTCATTTCATGTTTACATGCTTGTCTCTTCTCGGCCAAATCCCACCTATGGGAATCCAGATTATGGGCTATCTTACAGCAGCTATGCAGATGACTCAGACTTACTTGACcctaaaaaaaatctatgaaaaGCATcctcaacattgagctgtggaacagtggaactgggttctctggaatgatggtggtcctctagccaatacttttggatggggtgagttggggagtttaggatgaggtggggtggtgatcatcatccaacatcctggcctcactaacaaCGCCCTTGTTGTgcctcaatgcaatcaaatgcccacagcaatgctccatcctccaaaatctagcagaaagttttcttccctggacagtagagacagttactccaacaaaagcaggagaaggtcttttttaataccctcctTGATTTCGGAATAAGCAAGAaatgaacagatgtcccaatacttttgtcctttgaTGGCGTATGTAGGTTTACAGTGTGCGGGTTGAACCAGTGAGTAATGGGAGAAGCTTGCAGCTACTGTTTGTATTGTGTGATCACACCCCTGCCATAATACCATTAACCAGAAGAAAGCAGCTGATCTTTGCCCTGTCCTTTTCCACTTCAGTGCAAACATTCACTTTCGTTCTAGGAGAGAAGTTTCTAGTGAACTTCCTTAAAATAATTACTTCCTTAAAGTAATCTCATCTTAGCACTGGGAACCTGCTCGTGGAAACCACAAAGAACTTTCAGAGAACACCAGTATCATCTAAAAGTGTTTACTGTTAATTGACACACACAGTCATTAACCTCAGGGCCTGGACTTTCTTGTTTGGCATGGTTCTGACATTTACATATGCCCTGTTGTGCCCCTTCTTCAAGCCTTCCTCATCCATTCCAGTGTATCACTGGAGATTGTCTTCGGTGATGAGGATCCCTACAAAAAGACGAAGAGCGATTATTGTTAAAGGCGGCTGCTGAGGAGCACCTCACCGAAACGTTCTTTTCAAGCTCTGAAAGTCGTACGTGATCTGACTCACGTCTCTGTCCAGAAATATCCTCTTCGGTGCGAAGCTTCAGATTCTCAGCGAGGTGTTGGTCCTTCGCTTCCAAAATCGATATCATCAGGACGCTGGCCACATCCCCTTTTTTATACACCATGTCAATGAGCTGTCCAACTCTGTCCTCCTGCACTTGGTTGGCCTGCAAGATCTGGTTGGCTTCCCTGCCAGTAAGAACAGGAGGGTTTGAAGCTCGGAGGCCATCAATTAAGTCCTTAAGAAGAGCTTCAGAAACCCCCTCGATGAGTCCAAGGCGGGCAATGAACAGCTGGTCTTCAGAAAGACggacataaaataaaataaaaacatatttaatattcttTTAAAAAGCGCATCTTGCATGTGGTAGCAACTTCAGAGATTCCTGCAGAGGGCGCTGCATGAGGACATTGGTGCTATAAATACTTGTGCGATATGTGATGGGATCCATAGAGACGAGGGGGTGCAGTGCTGTGAGGGTCTCGTTAGATGTGTGTAAAGGAAGCAGACGGTCATAccggtctaccagcagtggcagaaatcccagcctacaatgaaattctcctcagaattgtgTCCGGAAGATGGAACTGACAGACAAGGAGCACTGGTGAGTTTCATGGCATGCCCGTCTgcttccacacacctgcagattccgcttctatggtctttggccacgcccaaatacTGAAAATCACtcattttagccaatcattaactgtatctgctttgtgacccattttccacacattcaacaagaccctcactgcactgcacctcctcttctcaatctacgaatcccatcacacaccctgcaggtatttatagcctgatcatccttaTACAGCACCACCTGCAGGAGCaacctgaagttactaccaccttaaccACACAAGGTGCTAATTTTTTGGCAGTCGGTTGCAAATGTTTGGTTGCTCATAGTCAAATGACCTGTATTTGTAGGGTTTCTAGGTGAAAGTAGAACATATCCTGTATAAGGACACGGTTTACTGCTGCACACCTTTCTCAACTACGGCTTATTCGCTTAATTTAGCTTTCTGAGGGAGAGTAAAACAGAAACCATGGCATGTTCAAAGACGATGGTGCATTGTATAAATAATGTGTGAGGTCCAGGTGAGGTCCAACTGAGCAAAGAAATTCACCATaagctgtccacaaactttcccTACACTCATAATGCCATTATTCTGA comes from the Salminus brasiliensis chromosome 23, fSalBra1.hap2, whole genome shotgun sequence genome and includes:
- the LOC140546152 gene encoding caspase-1-A-like, with translation MADQLFIARLGLIEGVSEALLKDLIDGLRASNPPVLTGREANQILQANQVQEDRVGQLIDMVYKKGDVASVLMISILEAKDQHLAENLKLRTEEDISGQRRILITEDNLQ